Below is a genomic region from Brevinematia bacterium.
TGTCAGAATAATTAACTGTGCAAGAGGTGGTATTATCAATGAGCAGGATCTTGCGGATGCTTTGAATTCGGGAAGGATAGCTGGTGCTGCTATTGATGTTTTTTCGGTTGAGCCTCCCGTGAATAATCCGCTTGTAGGTGCTAAAAACTGTATTGTTGTTCCTCACCTTGGTGCATCAACAGAGGAAGCTCAGGATAATGTTTCAGTTGAGATTGCTGAATCTATTGTCAAATTTTTCAAAGATGGGGTTATAATCAATGCTGTCAATATGCCCTCGGTGAGTCTACAGAAGTATAAGGATCTTAGGGAATTTATCTTAATGGGGGAGATTGTTGGTAAGATCTCTGCACAACTTTCCAATGGAGGAGTTTTGCAATTGGTGGTTTCCTACTCGGGTCATATTACAGAAGATCCAGTGCAGATAGTTACTAGGGCGGTAGCAAAAGGATTTATGGAGAAAATTGTTGGTGAGAATTCTGTCAATTATGTCAATTCTCTATTATACTTGGAGTCGCATGGAATTAAGCTACTGGAGGCTAAAGAGGAAGAATCTTTTTCAGTGTTTTCAAACTTGGTTAAGGTTTTGGTAGTTACTAAAACGAAGAGAGTGGAGATTTGGTACACTGTCTATCCTAACAATGATGCAAAAATTGTCAAGATTGATAACTACTATATGGAGCTTGATCCAACGGAAAATATGTTGTTTGTGAGGAATTATGATAAGCCAGGTGTCATAGGATTTTTAGGCACAGTTCTTGGCGAGGCGAATATAAACATAGGTGAGATGAAAGTTACGAGAGCTAAGAGGGGAGATAAAGCTTTAACCATAATAACTCTGGACTCCGAGCCATCTAAGGAAGTGATAGACAAGATTTCTTCAAATCAGGATATAATTGAGGTTAGGAAGATAACCATTTGATGGTAGGGGCTTGAGTAGTTGTTCGTTTTGAATTTTAACTTTCTAAACTTTGATACTTTAGCTATGAGTTTTCAGCGTGGAGTGATTGCTATCTTGATCTTAGTTTTGACTTCCTGCGGTATAGATGTTCCAGAGCTTGTTGTTACTCTCAGGCCTCCGATGGGACTAAAGGTATGGTTTACCACTAATGATACTATCAAACTTGAGTTTTGGGGATTTAACGATGAAGATTATTTTTCTGGTTATGTGGTTTTTGCATCGTCCTCTTATAGCGAAATAGCAGACACAACAAAGTCTTTAGGTGAAAAACCTAAGATTCCCAATATGGAGACAAGAGCACTACCAACTTTCAGTGTCCTACCTACTTCTGAGCCGACAAATTATGTCTTTGAGCTTCCACTTACTGTTCAAAGTGAAAGTGGAAATATTGTCTTCATAAAGGGTTTTCAGTATTACATAGCAGTTGCTGGGTATTCTGCTTCTAAGAAGATCTACAGTCCTTTGAGTAATATAACAAATGTGGTGCTAACTAATTAGTAGGTTAAGCTGATCTATTATCTTTTTCATAGGTGCTCCAATTATACTATCTACCACTCCTTCTACTATCTCAAAGAAATTCTCAGTCCTTTCTATTGCTATCCCACCTGACCATGCCTCAACAGGGTTCTGCTGTATATACCTTTCTATCTCTTCATCAGGTATGTTCTTTAGATATACAACTGAAATATCAAAGTCGTTTACTGTTACATCAATGTCAGATACATACAATGCGTAGGAAGTAACTATCTCTTGAAAGTCGTTTCTGTAGGAGTAGAACCATGTTCTGGCTATTTCCTTGTTTTTAGGCTTGAATTTTATCTCACCTTGATGGACGACTACGGTGTCAAAGGTTATTAGTATAAACTTATCGGATGTAGCCAGTCTGGATCGTATTTCTAAGTTCTTCTTGTATGATAGGAACATAGTTAGGATAATTGGGTTATTTTTGTAGTCTCCAAGCTTTTCTGCTTCTCTTTCTTCGTCAATGTAGGACGGCATCGTCGTGAAGTCTTTGAAAAATTTTTTGAATACCTCTCTTCTACCTTCTGAGGCACTTCCCAGAATTACTTTATATTCACTTATCCGTTTCATTTTGGAGAAAATCTTGATTTAAGAGAACTGCTAAATTCAAGAAGAGATAGAGCAAGTTTGTAGGAGAGTTTGGTGAAAATTAAAGTGAAAGGACTTCCTCTTACCTTGTAAGATAAAAGCAAGAGGAGGAATGTATGAATGACAAGAAAATTGTAAATCACTTTATCAAAAACCTTCTACTTGACCTTCCATCCAAACTCAGGAAGAAGATAGCGAAAGTTGTTCTCTTACATTCTTCTACCTTTAGGTAAGGCAGGTATGCTAGGGTTAGGAGGGGAAGGTTTGAGGATTGCTTGGATGAGTTATGAACACGGGGTATTCAGAATACTTTCTCACAAAAAAGTACCAAACTCTTAACTAAGCTTCAGTTAAAAAATATTGAAATTTCATGTTTAAACCTTTTTAATTATATCTAGCAGATGCGGAGGTATTGGTATGGATGCGCTTTCTAGGAGGATAAAGATTCAGAAAGCTATAAAAGAATTCTTTACTGCTTTTGCGTTTCTTTCTCCGAATTTCTTTGGTTTTCTTTTGATAACAGCGTTTCCGGTAGTAGCGGTATTCTTCTTAGCGCTTACAAAGTGGGACGGTATTAGTTATCCATCTAATGCTGAGGGAGAGGTTACTTTTGTTATTTCTTCTCCTGCGCAGGAAGATATCACTATACCCAAGGGGACTATAATAGAGTCTGATGTTACCATAGACAAGAGATTTTCTGGAAGAGTTGATAAGAATTTACTCCAGTCACTTACATACAGGCTACCTAAAATAGGCGAGACTACGATATTGCCTATTTCGGTTAAAGGTAAGGAAGAGTTTACTTACACATTTCCTGAAAAACACGAGTTTGATGTAGAAGTTATAGTTAAGTATCTTGATGAGAATAACAAGGAGGTGATAACGAATACTATTCTAAAGTTTGAGAATGATAGTGAATTTGAGATAGCAGTAGGTAGTTCTGTTGAAGTTTCTGGTAGGTTTAAAAGTGTAGTTAGCGGAATTTACAAAGAGGGGCTTGAGGTTTCTGCAGAGTCAATAAGTATTAAGTCTGTGTATTCTAGGAAGATTGTATTTACTGGGATTGTAAAGGAGAGTGTGACTATTCCTAGGGGGGCTACGAATGCCAACTATCCAGTTAAGGTTTCTTCAGTAAAGGTAGGAGAAGAGTTTAACTTGCAGGAGGGAACGGTTCTTGTTCCTAAAGGTGATTTTCCTGCTGAAGGTGTTAAGGGAATTGTTGATATTTCTTTCATTGGTGGGAGGACGGGAATACAGTTTGTGGGTTTTGAGAACTTCAAAAAGCTCTTTACCAGAGATAAGGACTTCTGGAGGTATTTCATAAATACCTTGATATTTATGCT
It encodes:
- the serA gene encoding phosphoglycerate dehydrogenase, which gives rise to MGGKVKVFCADGFSKVGLDILSYYEEISVTVNEKTSKEELIDKIPGYDVLVVRSSTKVDRDVIDAGKRLKIIARAGVGLDTIDVSYATQKGIVVMNSPTGNVISTAEHAIALLFSIARKIPFAHISTVNGGWDRKSFRGVELYRKKIGVIGLGKIGTEVAKRCLALGMEVLAYDPYVTEERASQIGVRLCDLEEIYRESDFITFHVPLTEQTKNMVTRKEIEMMKPTVRIINCARGGIINEQDLADALNSGRIAGAAIDVFSVEPPVNNPLVGAKNCIVVPHLGASTEEAQDNVSVEIAESIVKFFKDGVIINAVNMPSVSLQKYKDLREFILMGEIVGKISAQLSNGGVLQLVVSYSGHITEDPVQIVTRAVAKGFMEKIVGENSVNYVNSLLYLESHGIKLLEAKEEESFSVFSNLVKVLVVTKTKRVEIWYTVYPNNDAKIVKIDNYYMELDPTENMLFVRNYDKPGVIGFLGTVLGEANINIGEMKVTRAKRGDKALTIITLDSEPSKEVIDKISSNQDIIEVRKITI
- a CDS encoding Maf family protein, with translation MKRISEYKVILGSASEGRREVFKKFFKDFTTMPSYIDEEREAEKLGDYKNNPIILTMFLSYKKNLEIRSRLATSDKFILITFDTVVVHQGEIKFKPKNKEIARTWFYSYRNDFQEIVTSYALYVSDIDVTVNDFDISVVYLKNIPDEEIERYIQQNPVEAWSGGIAIERTENFFEIVEGVVDSIIGAPMKKIIDQLNLLIS
- a CDS encoding sugar ABC transporter permease, which encodes MDALSRRIKIQKAIKEFFTAFAFLSPNFFGFLLITAFPVVAVFFLALTKWDGISYPSNAEGEVTFVISSPAQEDITIPKGTIIESDVTIDKRFSGRVDKNLLQSLTYRLPKIGETTILPISVKGKEEFTYTFPEKHEFDVEVIVKYLDENNKEVITNTILKFENDSEFEIAVGSSVEVSGRFKSVVSGIYKEGLEVSAESISIKSVYSRKIVFTGIVKESVTIPRGATNANYPVKVSSVKVGEEFNLQEGTVLVPKGDFPAEGVKGIVDISFIGGRTGIQFVGFENFKKLFTRDKDFWRYFINTLIFMLEIPLGMAFAIILALALNQRLKGIAVFRTLYFLPYISNLVAVAMLWRWIYNDQGLLNEFLKLIGVINPPSWLGDGNWARIAIIIMDVWKNVGYTMLVYLASLQQIPSFLYEAADIDGANEVQKFAYITWPMLAPTNFFIIIIGIINGFQAFGSQYVLTGGGPAGATKTIVYYIYNNAFQWFQMGYAAALSVFLFIVMMIFTIVQWKLSQESTTSSW